A section of the Bombus terrestris chromosome 2, iyBomTerr1.2, whole genome shotgun sequence genome encodes:
- the LOC100648620 gene encoding leucine-rich repeat and immunoglobulin-like domain-containing nogo receptor-interacting protein 2: MRERVFTWDSWWWLIVLLFAVHVTDTQDATFITEKTSPSSRVECATGCECLDNGKSLLCRERNFLGLGLSRQVTNVVLRNVGAATIPVSALEPAIRLKSLAWTSSGIERIEPGAFLATTFLAHLNLGDNRLTELPSDVFHPLQQLQYLNLTGNRLTTLPRASFQGLDWLEEIDLSRNRLSVLPYQVFALSKSLARLDLSGNLLVSLPDHSFRPNKNLQELVLSANRLTKLPPRLFSGLNQLKILELADNEIDTVPRGLFGDLVSLQHLDLSGNPITRLTSITFHSLSNLRWLSLKNLPVTVLPYDVWRPVRKLRTLLLSGTRLEALRNEDLKGLDKLETLEVNNSPLREISRCTLDRTPALRKIDLRDSNLTFLPANVAQLSFLSELQLQGNPWACDCRMFWFVKWAESKEHLRTVFQSGFRCGDEIDGTADILQTLRYLKCAPPNLIYATPTQQHLLLNPVLLECEFNGNPTPSLTWVTPTLQVLHWNPDPAFPDAFVEHPPVHGWEQSVPFVDDGRIRILENGSLYIATLLRQDVGQYKCYAVNPIANATTYISLQMNPITLNRIRIMSILVGAASATAFLLLTLLLQLLRYLLLKCGCLNWCMCCGRVGSTPRAKQIYQMLDNIEQYKSQQLERLRENYTQQVHRIKENCAQQVEWIRDSYEGQMRHIRDIRDYGTSHLTALRDQYYDQVRKVRDYSTSQLNWVRENYVFQRNKIRKFSAHQVLRLRESYKYQQQTLNKVLENLPNLYFDNCRSGSCGKSDSMVFDTKDDGPIRMDTYFKAKIDDLANGVSLEDVNSEYYTPTELSSTSPHGNIMEGIHINYIEEMGPPIRFDPLYNVSPHSIILHSIDEDGSSLSVYKDADNAKSVFKGLSSEVLAKEPKETPESFGLLAPSSSLPDLPRETKL, translated from the exons ATGAGGGAGCGAGTTTTCACGTGGGACTCGTGGTGGTGGTTAATAGTCCTTCTCTTTGCGGTGCACGTTACGGATACGCAGGACGCAACGTTCATTACGGAAAAAACGTCGCCGTCCTCGCGTGTAGAATGTGCCACGGGTTGCGAGTGCTTGGACAATGGAAAAAGCCTACTGTGCCGGGAACGAAACTTCCTTGGACTCGGTCTGTCCAGGCAAGTCACCAATGTCGTGTTGAGAAACGTCGGAGCCGCTACCATACCCGTTTCCGCCCTCGAGCCAGCGATTCGTCTCAAGAGTCTCGCCTGGACATCGAGTGGAATCGAGAGGATAGAACCTGGCGCATTCCTCGCGACAACGTTCCTCGCACATCTCAACTTAGGTGACAATAGGCTGACGGAATTACCGTCAGACGTCTTCCATCCGCTGCAACAGCTACAGTACCTGAATCTCACCGGGAACCGGTTGACCACACTCCCGCGAGCATCATTCCAGGGTTTGGATTGGCTCGAGGAAATCGACTTGTCACGCAATCGACTCTCAGTACTTCCCTATCAAGTGTTCGCTTTATCCAAGTCTTTGGCACGGTTGGATCTTTCCGGTAATTTGTTGGTATCCTTGCCGGATCACAGTTTCAGGCCCAACAAAAATCTCCAGGAACTCGTCCTGTCCGCCAACAGACTCACCAAACTTCCACCCCGTTTATTTTCCGGCTTGAATCAATTGAAGATCTTGGAGCTGGCCGATAACGAGATCGATACAGTTCCGCGCGGTCTGTTCGGCGATCTCGTATCGTTGCAGCACCTCGATCTTTCCGGGAATCCTATCACGCGTTTGACAAGCATCACGTTCCACAGCCTGTCGAATTTAAGATGGCTCAGCTTGAAGAATCTACCGGTCACGGTGCTTCCATACGATGTATGGCGACCAGTGAGGAAACTACGCACTCTATTGCTTTCCGGGACGAGACTAGAGGCCCTTCGCAACGAAGACTTGAAAGGATTAGATAAATTAGAGACATTGGAAGTGAATAACAGCCCGTTACGCGAGATCTCTCGATGTACCCTGGATCGTACACCGGCACTACGTAAAATCGATCTACGCGATAGCAATTTGACCTTCCTACCGGCAAACGTGGCACAGCTATCGTTTCTGAGCGAGCTGCAACTGCAAGGGAATCCATGGGCCTGCGATTGCCGTATGTTCTGGTTCGTAAAGTGGGCCGAAAGCAAGGAGCACCTACGAACCGTTTTTCAGAGTGGATTTCGCTGCGGCGACGAAATCGACGGTACTGCCGATATCCTTCAAACCCTTCGTTACTTGAAATGCGCACCGCCAAATTTGATATATGCTACGCCCACGCAGCAACATCTTTTATTAAACCCCGTGCTACTCGAATGTGAATTCAATGGCAATCCCACACCGTCATTAACATGGGTTACGCCGACGCTTCAGGTACTGCATTGGAATCCTGATCCAGCATTTCCCGACGCTTTTGTCGAACATCCTCCCGTACACGGATGGGAACAAAGTGTACCGTTTGTTGATGATGGTCGCATACGCATCCTCGAGAATGGATCTTTGTACATAGCGACGTTGCTCAGGCAGGATGTTGGACAATACAAGTGTTACGCGGTGAATCCGATTGCCAATGCCACCACCTATATTAGTTTGCAGATGAATCCAATAACATTAAACAGAATCAGGATCATGAGCATATTGGTAGGCGCTGCCAGTGCGACGGCCTTCCTTCTCCTAACGCTTCTCTTGCAACTGCTTCGTTATCTTTTGCTGAA ATGCGGCTGTCTAAACTGGTGTATGTGCTGTGGACGGGTGGGTTCCACACCTAGAGCAAagcaaatttaccaaatgttggATAATATCGAGCAATACAAGAGTCAGCAACTCGAGAGACTACGCGAGAATTACACTCAACAAGTGCATAGAATAAAAGAGAACTGTGCTCAACAAGTAGAATGGATTCGAGACAGCTACGAAGGTCAAATGAGACACATTAGAGACATACGGGACTACGGAACGAGCCACCTTACGGCTCTCAGAGACCAGTATTATGATCAG GTGAGGAAAGTACGGGATTACTCGACGAGTCAGCTCAATTGGGTGCGAGAAAACTATGTCTTCCAGCGTAACAAGATAAGAAAGTTCAGCGCCCATCAGGTGCTAAGACTACGCGAGAGTTACAAGTATCAACAGCAAACATTGAACAAGGTACTAGAGAATCTACCGAACTTGTATTTCGATAATTGTCGGAGCGGCTCTTGCGGAAAGAGCGATTCGATGGTATTTGATACAAAAGACGATGGACCGATCCGTATGGATACTTACTTCAAGGCAAAGATCGACGATCTGGCGAACGGCGTTAGTTTGGAGGATGTCAATAGCGAATATTACACGCCAACGGAACTTTCGTCGACCAGTCCTCATGGAAATATAATGGAGGGGATCCATATAAACTACATCGAGGAGATGGGCCCACCGATTCGATTTGATCCGTTGTACAATGTATCGCCGCATTCGATAATTCTGCACAGTATCGACGAGGACGGAAGCTCACTGTCGGTGTACAAAGATGCAGACAATGCCAAGTCGGTTTTCAAAGGCTTGAGCAGCGAAGTCTTAGCCAAAGAGCCTAAAGAAACGCCAGAAAGTTTTGGTCTCCTTGCACCTAGCTCCAGTTTGCCTGACCTACCGCGTGAAACCAAACTTTAG